In Candidatus Pantoea floridensis, the genomic window CGAACCGGTAACCGCGCATGACTTCGTTTATAGCTGGCAGCGTCTGGCCGATCCTAAAACCGCGTCGCCCTATGCCAGCTATTTGCAAACAGCACACCTTGAAAATATTGACGCTGTTCTATCTGGCAAAGCTGCGCCTGGTGAACTCGGCGTTAAAGCTCTCGACGACCATCACCTTCAGGTTACCCTTTCTGAACCCGTTCCCTATTTTGTTGCCATGCTGGCGCACAGTGCCATGAAACCGGTTTATCGTCCGGCCATTGAGCAGTGGGGTGAGCAGTGGACACAGCCGAATCACTATATAGGCAATGGCGCTTTTACATTAAGTGAATGGGTGGTGAATGAAAAAATCGTGGTTAAACGCAATCCTGACTATTGGGATAATGCACATACCGTAATCGAGGAGGGTGTGTTTTTACCGCTCTCCTCGGAAAATAGTGATATTAATCGCTATCGCAGCGGGGGGACCGATATGACTAACAGCGCGGTCCCGCCAGAGATGTTTAAAAAACTGCAGCAGGATCTCGGCGACGAGGTCAAAGTCAGCCCTCTTTTATGCACGTTTTACTATGAAATTAATAATAAAAAAGCGCCTTTCAATGATGGGCGCGTGCGTGCCGCTTTGAAGTTAACACTTGACCGCGACATAATTGCGCAAAAAATTATGGGGCAAGGACAAATTCCTGCCTATGGCTTAACACCGCCGTTCACCCACGGCATTACACTCTCTCCTCCTGCCTGGGCACAACAAACCCAGGCAGAGCGAAATGCCACGGCGAAAGAATTATTAGCGCAGGCGGGTTTTAACCCACAAAATCCGCTGCGTTTTACGCTGTTGTATAACACATCTGAGCAGAATAAGAGGCAGGCGATTGCTGCAGCATCAATGTGGCAAAAGAATCTCGGTGCTGTGATCACATTACAGAATCAGGAGTGGAAAACACTACTTGAAACGCGGCATCAGGCGCAGTACGACGTGGTCCGTGCAACCTGGTGCGCCGATTATAACGAACCGTCAACTTTCCTGAATATGTTATTAAGCGGTTCGTCGATTAATACGGCCTTTTATAACAGCCCAGAATTTGATCAATTAATGAAGCAAACACTCACGCATTCGGATGAAGCAGGCCGTGCCTCGCTTTATCAGCAGGCGGAAGCGCAACTCGATAAAGACTCGCCCATTGTGCCAGTCTATTACCGCGTTAGCGTGAGACTGGTTAAGCCTTGGGTTGGCGGCTTCACCGGTAAAGACCCGCAGGATATGCTGGCGTTGAAATACTATTACATAAAGAAACATTGAGTAATGTATCGATCCGACGCTACAGTCGGACGGCACTTTACCGTGGTAAACCCTAAAGGGTGATTCGGGTCTTCGTTCAGACAGGCGAAGACCACCCGAAAAGGGGACGCCAGGCGATGAATCGACCTGGTAAAGATAATAAAACTGGAGCGTAATAATGAACAACATCACGAAAAAAAGCCTGATTGCTGCAGGCGTATTAGCAGCAATCGGCGCGCTGGCAGGGAATGCCGCGCTGGCAGCAACAGTGCCAGCAGGCGTTGAATTGGCAGCAAAACAGGAGTTGGTCCGCGGTAACGGCGATGAGGTACAGTCGCTGGATCCACACAAAATTGAAGGTGTGCCTGAAGACAACATCGCGCGTGACCTATATGAAGGCCTGATCACCAGCGATAGCGATGGCAAGCCGGTACCGGGCGTGGCTGAAAGCTGGGAAAATAAAGATTATAAAGTCTGGACCTTCCATCTGCGC contains:
- a CDS encoding ABC transporter substrate-binding protein, giving the protein MAAPSVLALCLAGIVAQSQAAQIPAGTPLSDVQRIVINNGSEVATLDPQKAEGVPESNVMRNLLEGLVETDNNGQLVPGVASSWQSDNGRIWTFTLRNDARWSNGEPVTAHDFVYSWQRLADPKTASPYASYLQTAHLENIDAVLSGKAAPGELGVKALDDHHLQVTLSEPVPYFVAMLAHSAMKPVYRPAIEQWGEQWTQPNHYIGNGAFTLSEWVVNEKIVVKRNPDYWDNAHTVIEEGVFLPLSSENSDINRYRSGGTDMTNSAVPPEMFKKLQQDLGDEVKVSPLLCTFYYEINNKKAPFNDGRVRAALKLTLDRDIIAQKIMGQGQIPAYGLTPPFTHGITLSPPAWAQQTQAERNATAKELLAQAGFNPQNPLRFTLLYNTSEQNKRQAIAAASMWQKNLGAVITLQNQEWKTLLETRHQAQYDVVRATWCADYNEPSTFLNMLLSGSSINTAFYNSPEFDQLMKQTLTHSDEAGRASLYQQAEAQLDKDSPIVPVYYRVSVRLVKPWVGGFTGKDPQDMLALKYYYIKKH